Proteins found in one Pelobates fuscus isolate aPelFus1 chromosome 10, aPelFus1.pri, whole genome shotgun sequence genomic segment:
- the EIF3A gene encoding eukaryotic translation initiation factor 3 subunit A isoform X3, with the protein MPAYFQRPENALKRANEFLEVGKKQPALDVLYDVIKSKKHRTWQKIHEPIMLKYLELCVDLRKSHLAKEGLYQYKNICQQVNIKSLEDVVRAYLKLAEERTEAAKESSQQMVLDIEDLDNIQTPESVLLSAVSGEDTQDRTDRLLLTPWVKFLWESYRQCLDLLRNNSKVERLYHDIAQQAFKFCLLYTRKAEFRKLCDNLRMHLGQIQRHHNQSTAINLNNPESQSMHLETRLVQLDSAISMELWQEAFKAVEDIHGLFALSKKPPKPQLMANYYNKVSTVFWKSGNALFHASTLHRLFHLSREMRKNLTQDEMQRMSTRVLLATLSIPITPERTDIARLLDMDGIIMEKQRRLATLLGLQSPPTRAGLINDMVRFNVLQHVLIEVKDLYNLLEVDFHPLKLCGRVTKILDWLKDQGEKETELQQYITQLQNNTILRLLQQVAQIYQSIEFSRLTSLIPFVDGFLLERAIVDAARHCDLQVRIDHSSRTLSFGSDLNYSTREDAPLGPFLQNMPSEQIRNQLTAMSSVLSKAVTAIKPAHILQEKEEQHQVAVTAFLKNSRKEHQRILARRQTIEERKERLENLNIQREKEELEQREAELQKVRKAEEERLRQEAKEREKERILQEHEQIKKKTVRERLEQIKKTELGAKAFKDIDIENLEELDPDFIMAKQVEQLEKEKKELQERLKNQEKKIDYFERAKRLEEIPLIKKAYEEQRINDMELWEQQEEERISTLLLEREKAVEHKNRLSRMVEDRDLFVATLKAARQSVYEEKLSQFQERLAEARRVRMDARKRQRKEERRINYYREKEEEAERIKEEELNREREEQERIENEKREAEQREYQERIRKLEEQERKKRQRELEIEERERRREEERRGPEDSFRKDSSRWGEKDPEVGWRRAVDPPDSDRKMPPLDREWRRGAPEIEKPLKCEDEANVKNEDDASESQAPGEDDKALQRFEEDDDERGPSHQFEEKPRRGLGDDKGPRDAEEERSSWRGAEEDRASKRGFDDDRPPRRAFDDDRPPRRAFDDDRPPRRGFEDDRPPPPRRGFEDDRPPPPRRGFEDDRPPPRRGFEDDRPPPPRRGFEDDRPPPPRRGFEDDRPPPPRRGFEEDRPIRRGFEDDRPPRRGFEDDRPARRGFEEDRGPRRGFDEDRGPRRGFDEDRGPRRGFDDDRTPRRGFDDERTPRRGLDEDRGSWRGGEDDRGPRRGVDDDRDLTPWKPVSASRPGGWREREKAREDSWGPPRESNPSEDREWSRREGKDPEPEPVKRPVREESGWRKGTEDSLSTKTPGDNDRDEDSREKKRPLKSDREEPNQWRRGEEKESRSEERSTPRRTAPVEREKSSWRTDKKEDKDGPRRTKIETDEEGWTTVLRR; encoded by the exons ATGCCGGCCTACTTCCAGCGCCCCGAGAACGCCCTCAAACGGGCCAACG AGTTCCTTGAAGTTGGGAAGAAACAACCAGCTCTTGACGTTTTATATGACGTGATAAAGAGCAAAAAACATCGAACATGGCAGAAAATCCACGAGCCGATCATGCTCAAGTACCTGGAGCTCTGTGTGGACCTCCGCAAGAGCCACTTGGCAAAAGAAGGTCTCTATCAGTACAAGAACATCTGCCAGCAG GTTAACATAAAATCATTAGAAGATGTAGTGCGAGCATACTTGAAGTTGGCAGAAGAGCGAACTGAAGCTGCCAAGGAGTCTTCTCAGCAGATGGTTTTGGACATCGAAGATCTGGATAATATTCAGACTCCAGAAAG TGTCCTTCTGAGTGCCGTGAGTGGAGAAGACACTCAGGACCGCACTGACCGTCTTCTTCTGACCCCCTGGGTGAAATTCCTGTGGGAATCATATAGACAGTGTTTGGACCTGTTAAGAAATAACTCTAAAGTGGAACGTCTCTATCATGATATTGCTCAGCAAG CCTTCAAATTCTGTCTGCTCTACACGCGGAAGGCGGAGTTCCGCAAGCTGTGCGATAACCTCAGGATGCATTTGGGTCAAATCCAGCGACACCATAATCAGAGTACGGCCATTAACTTGAACAATCCTGAAAGCCAGTCCATGCATCTGGAGACCCGACTCGTTCAGCTGGACAGTGCTATCAGCATGGAGCTCTGGCAG GAAGCCTTTAAAGCTGTTGAAGATATTCATGGGCTATTTGCTTTGTCTAAAAAGCCACCAAAACCCCAACTGATGGCTAATTATTACAACAAGGTGTCTACTGTGTTCTGGAAGTCTGGCAATGCTTTGTTCCACGCATCCACCTTGCACCGTCTGTTTCACCTGTCCAGAGAAATGCGGAAAAATCTCACGCAAGATGAAATGCAGAG GATGTCAACAAGAGTCCTCCTGGCGACTCTGTCTATTCCGATAACTCCTGAGCGTACAGACATTGCCAGACTCCTTGATATGGACGGTATTATTATGGAGAAACAGAGGCGTCTAGCTACGTTACTGGGATTGCAATCCCCACCTACCCGCGCTGGCTTAATCAATGATATG GTCAGATTTAATGTTCTCCAGCATGTGCTTATTGAAGTGAAGGATCTGTATAATTTGCTGGAGGTAGATTTTCATCCTCTGAAGCTATGTGGTCGTGTGACCAAG ATTTTGGACTGGTTAAAAGATCAAGGAGAGAAGGAAACTGAACTGCAGCAATACATCACTCAGCTTCAGAACAATACCATATTACGTCTTTTGCAGCAG GTGGCGCAGATATACCAGAGCATAGAGTTCTCTCGGCTAACCTCACTTATTCCTTTTGTTGATGGCTTTTTACTGGAGCGAGCTATAGTTGATGCTGCCCGTCACTGTGATCTACAG GTGCGGATAGATCATTCATCCCGTACACTCAGCTTTGGTTCGGACCTTAATTACTCTACACGAGAGGATGCTCCACTTGGACCATTCCTACAAAACATGCCGTCTGAGCAAATCCGGAACCAGCTGACTGCGATGTCCTCTGTACTGTCCAAGGCTGTGACCGCAATTAAACCTGCTCATATTCTG CAAGAAAAGGAGGAACAGCACCAGGTGGCTGTAACCGCGTTCCTGAAGAACTCCAGAAAAGAACACCAGCGCATCCTGGCTAGACGGCAAACCATAGAAGAAAGGAAAGAACGCTTGGAGAATTTAAATAtccagagagagaaggaggagctGGAGCAGCGTGAAGCTGAACTGCAGAAGGTGCGGAAAGCTGAGGAAGAGAGACTGCGCCAGGAAGCCAAAGAGCGTGAGAAGGAGCGCATTCTGCAGGAGCACGAGCAGATCAAGAAGAAGACTGTGCGGGAGCGCCTGGAGCAAATTAAAAAGACTGAGCTTGGAGCCAAGGCTTTCAAAGATATTGACATTGAG AATCTGGAGGAATTGGACCCAGATTTTATCATGGCCAAACAGGTAGAGCAACTTGAGAAAGAGAAGAAGGAGCTACAAGAGCGACTCAAGAATCAGGAGAAAAAG ATAGATTACTTTGAAAGAGCGAAACGTTTGGAAGAAATTCCACTTATCAAGAAGGCCTATGAGGAGCAGCGAATCAATGACATGGAGCTCTGGGAGCAGCAAGAGGAGGAGCGG ATAAGCACCTTACTGTTGGAACGGGAGAAGGCGGTGGAGCACAAGAACCGTCTGTCTAGGATGGTGGAAGATCGAGATCTGTTTGTTGCCACCTTGAAGGCTGCACGTCAATCTGTGTATGAG GAGAAATTAAGTCAATTTCAAGAGAGGCTTGCTGAAGCAAGGAGAGTGCGCATGGACGCACGTAAGAGGCAACGCAAGGAAGAGAGGCGAATTAACTATTACagagagaaagaggaggaggcggagaggataAAAGAGGAAGAGCTGAATAGAG AGCGCGAGGAACAAGAGCGAATTGAAAATGAGAAACGGGAGGCTGAACAACGTGAATATCAGGAACGCATTAGAAAGCTGGAGGAGCAAGAGCGCAAGAAACGCCAGAGAGAGCTTGAAATTGAAGAGCGTGAGCGCCGCCGCGAGGAGGAAAGACGAGGCCCAGAGGATTCCTTTAGGAAG GATTCATCACGTTGGGGAGAGAAAGATCCTGAAGTAGGATGGAGACGGGCAGTTGATCCTCCAGATAGTGACCGCAAAATGCCACCTCTTGATCG gGAATGGCGAAGAGGAGCCCCAGAAATTGAGAAGCCTCTTAAATGTGAAGATGAAGCTAATGTGAAGAATGAAGACGATGCCAGTGAAAGTCAAGCACCTGGTGAAGATGACAAGGCTCTGCAGAGATTTGAGGAGGATGATGATGAACGTGGACCTTCTCATCAATTTGAGGAAAAACCACGTCGTGGTCTGGGTGATGATAAAGGACCCCGTGACGCAGAAGAGGAACGTAGTTCATGGCGTGGTGCTGAAGAAGATCGCGCATCCAAGCGTGGCTTTGACGATGACCGTCCTCCTCGGCGCGCCTTTGACGATGACCGTCCTCCTCGGCGTGCCTTTGACGATGACCGTCCTCCTCGACGTGGCTTTGAAGATGATCGCCCTCCTCCTCCTCGACGTGGCTTTGAGGATGATCGCCCTCCTCCTCCTCGACGTGGCTTTGAGGATGATCGC CCTCCTCCTCGACGTGGCTTTGAGGATGATCGCCCTCCTCCTCCTCGACGTGGCTTTGAGGATGATCGCCCTCCTCCTCCTCGACGTGGCTTTGAGGACGATCGCCCTCCTCCTCCTCGGCGTGGCTTTGAGGAAGATCGCCCTATTCGACGTGGTTTTGAAGATGACCGCCCACCTCGCCGCGGCTTTGAGGATGATCGTCCTGCTCGACGTGGATTTGAAGAAGATAGAGGCCCTAGGAGAGGTTTTGATGAGGATAGGGGACCAAGACGAGGGTTTGATGAAGATAGAGGCCCTCGACGTGGCTTTGATGATGACCGCACCCCACGTCGTGGGTTTGACGATGAACGTACTCCACGCAGAGGCTTAGACGAAGATCGTGGATCCTGGCGTGGTGGGGAAGATGACAGGGGTCCAAGGCGCGGTGTCGATGATGACCGAGATCTTACACCCTGGAAGCCAGTTTCAGCAAGTCGACCAG GTGGTTGGCGTGAACGTGAGAAAGCGCGAGAAGACAGTTGGGGCCCACCACGAGAATCCAATCCTTCAGAAGATCGTGAATGGTCGAGAAGAGAAGGGAAGGATCCAGAACCTGAACCAGTAAAACGCCCTGTCAG agAAGAGTCTGGGTGGAGAAAAGGAACAGAGGATTCCTTGAGTACAAAGACACCAGGAGATAATGACCGAGATGAAGATAGTCGTGAAAAGAAAAGACCTCTAAAGTCAGATCGAGAAGAAC CAAACCAGTGGCGGCGTGGTGAAGAAAAGGAAAGTCGCTCAGAAGAACGCAGCACACCTCGGCGAACTGCTCCTGTAGAGAGGGAGAAAAGCTCATGGCGCACAGACAAGAAAGAGGATAAGGATGGTCCTCGCCGTACAAAAATTGAAACCGATGAGGAAGGGTGGACAACTGTGCTGCGGCGCTAG
- the EIF3A gene encoding eukaryotic translation initiation factor 3 subunit A isoform X4, whose translation MPAYFQRPENALKRANEFLEVGKKQPALDVLYDVIKSKKHRTWQKIHEPIMLKYLELCVDLRKSHLAKEGLYQYKNICQQVNIKSLEDVVRAYLKLAEERTEAAKESSQQMVLDIEDLDNIQTPESVLLSAVSGEDTQDRTDRLLLTPWVKFLWESYRQCLDLLRNNSKVERLYHDIAQQAFKFCLLYTRKAEFRKLCDNLRMHLGQIQRHHNQSTAINLNNPESQSMHLETRLVQLDSAISMELWQEAFKAVEDIHGLFALSKKPPKPQLMANYYNKVSTVFWKSGNALFHASTLHRLFHLSREMRKNLTQDEMQRMSTRVLLATLSIPITPERTDIARLLDMDGIIMEKQRRLATLLGLQSPPTRAGLINDMVRFNVLQHVLIEVKDLYNLLEVDFHPLKLCGRVTKILDWLKDQGEKETELQQYITQLQNNTILRLLQQVAQIYQSIEFSRLTSLIPFVDGFLLERAIVDAARHCDLQVRIDHSSRTLSFGSDLNYSTREDAPLGPFLQNMPSEQIRNQLTAMSSVLSKAVTAIKPAHILQEKEEQHQVAVTAFLKNSRKEHQRILARRQTIEERKERLENLNIQREKEELEQREAELQKVRKAEEERLRQEAKEREKERILQEHEQIKKKTVRERLEQIKKTELGAKAFKDIDIENLEELDPDFIMAKQVEQLEKEKKELQERLKNQEKKIDYFERAKRLEEIPLIKKAYEEQRINDMELWEQQEEERISTLLLEREKAVEHKNRLSRMVEDRDLFVATLKAARQSVYEEKLSQFQERLAEARRVRMDARKRQRKEERRINYYREKEEEAERIKEEELNREREEQERIENEKREAEQREYQERIRKLEEQERKKRQRELEIEERERRREEERRGPEDSFRKDSSRWGEKDPEVGWRRAVDPPDSDRKMPPLDREWRRGAPEIEKPLKCEDEANVKNEDDASESQAPGEDDKALQRFEEDDDERGPSHQFEEKPRRGLGDDKGPRDAEEERSSWRGAEEDRASKRGFDDDRPPRRAFDDDRPPRRAFDDDRPPRRGFEDDRPPPPRRGFEDDRPPPPRRGFEDDRPPPRRGFEDDRPPPRGFEDDRPPRRGFEDDRPARRGFEEDRGPRRGFDEDRGPRRGFDEDRGPRRGFDDDRTPRRGFDDERTPRRGLDEDRGSWRGGEDDRGPRRGVDDDRDLTPWKPVSASRPGGWREREKAREDSWGPPRESNPSEDREWSRREGKDPEPEPVKRPVREESGWRKGTEDSLSTKTPGDNDRDEDSREKKRPLKSDREEPNQWRRGEEKESRSEERSTPRRTAPVEREKSSWRTDKKEDKDGPRRTKIETDEEGWTTVLRR comes from the exons ATGCCGGCCTACTTCCAGCGCCCCGAGAACGCCCTCAAACGGGCCAACG AGTTCCTTGAAGTTGGGAAGAAACAACCAGCTCTTGACGTTTTATATGACGTGATAAAGAGCAAAAAACATCGAACATGGCAGAAAATCCACGAGCCGATCATGCTCAAGTACCTGGAGCTCTGTGTGGACCTCCGCAAGAGCCACTTGGCAAAAGAAGGTCTCTATCAGTACAAGAACATCTGCCAGCAG GTTAACATAAAATCATTAGAAGATGTAGTGCGAGCATACTTGAAGTTGGCAGAAGAGCGAACTGAAGCTGCCAAGGAGTCTTCTCAGCAGATGGTTTTGGACATCGAAGATCTGGATAATATTCAGACTCCAGAAAG TGTCCTTCTGAGTGCCGTGAGTGGAGAAGACACTCAGGACCGCACTGACCGTCTTCTTCTGACCCCCTGGGTGAAATTCCTGTGGGAATCATATAGACAGTGTTTGGACCTGTTAAGAAATAACTCTAAAGTGGAACGTCTCTATCATGATATTGCTCAGCAAG CCTTCAAATTCTGTCTGCTCTACACGCGGAAGGCGGAGTTCCGCAAGCTGTGCGATAACCTCAGGATGCATTTGGGTCAAATCCAGCGACACCATAATCAGAGTACGGCCATTAACTTGAACAATCCTGAAAGCCAGTCCATGCATCTGGAGACCCGACTCGTTCAGCTGGACAGTGCTATCAGCATGGAGCTCTGGCAG GAAGCCTTTAAAGCTGTTGAAGATATTCATGGGCTATTTGCTTTGTCTAAAAAGCCACCAAAACCCCAACTGATGGCTAATTATTACAACAAGGTGTCTACTGTGTTCTGGAAGTCTGGCAATGCTTTGTTCCACGCATCCACCTTGCACCGTCTGTTTCACCTGTCCAGAGAAATGCGGAAAAATCTCACGCAAGATGAAATGCAGAG GATGTCAACAAGAGTCCTCCTGGCGACTCTGTCTATTCCGATAACTCCTGAGCGTACAGACATTGCCAGACTCCTTGATATGGACGGTATTATTATGGAGAAACAGAGGCGTCTAGCTACGTTACTGGGATTGCAATCCCCACCTACCCGCGCTGGCTTAATCAATGATATG GTCAGATTTAATGTTCTCCAGCATGTGCTTATTGAAGTGAAGGATCTGTATAATTTGCTGGAGGTAGATTTTCATCCTCTGAAGCTATGTGGTCGTGTGACCAAG ATTTTGGACTGGTTAAAAGATCAAGGAGAGAAGGAAACTGAACTGCAGCAATACATCACTCAGCTTCAGAACAATACCATATTACGTCTTTTGCAGCAG GTGGCGCAGATATACCAGAGCATAGAGTTCTCTCGGCTAACCTCACTTATTCCTTTTGTTGATGGCTTTTTACTGGAGCGAGCTATAGTTGATGCTGCCCGTCACTGTGATCTACAG GTGCGGATAGATCATTCATCCCGTACACTCAGCTTTGGTTCGGACCTTAATTACTCTACACGAGAGGATGCTCCACTTGGACCATTCCTACAAAACATGCCGTCTGAGCAAATCCGGAACCAGCTGACTGCGATGTCCTCTGTACTGTCCAAGGCTGTGACCGCAATTAAACCTGCTCATATTCTG CAAGAAAAGGAGGAACAGCACCAGGTGGCTGTAACCGCGTTCCTGAAGAACTCCAGAAAAGAACACCAGCGCATCCTGGCTAGACGGCAAACCATAGAAGAAAGGAAAGAACGCTTGGAGAATTTAAATAtccagagagagaaggaggagctGGAGCAGCGTGAAGCTGAACTGCAGAAGGTGCGGAAAGCTGAGGAAGAGAGACTGCGCCAGGAAGCCAAAGAGCGTGAGAAGGAGCGCATTCTGCAGGAGCACGAGCAGATCAAGAAGAAGACTGTGCGGGAGCGCCTGGAGCAAATTAAAAAGACTGAGCTTGGAGCCAAGGCTTTCAAAGATATTGACATTGAG AATCTGGAGGAATTGGACCCAGATTTTATCATGGCCAAACAGGTAGAGCAACTTGAGAAAGAGAAGAAGGAGCTACAAGAGCGACTCAAGAATCAGGAGAAAAAG ATAGATTACTTTGAAAGAGCGAAACGTTTGGAAGAAATTCCACTTATCAAGAAGGCCTATGAGGAGCAGCGAATCAATGACATGGAGCTCTGGGAGCAGCAAGAGGAGGAGCGG ATAAGCACCTTACTGTTGGAACGGGAGAAGGCGGTGGAGCACAAGAACCGTCTGTCTAGGATGGTGGAAGATCGAGATCTGTTTGTTGCCACCTTGAAGGCTGCACGTCAATCTGTGTATGAG GAGAAATTAAGTCAATTTCAAGAGAGGCTTGCTGAAGCAAGGAGAGTGCGCATGGACGCACGTAAGAGGCAACGCAAGGAAGAGAGGCGAATTAACTATTACagagagaaagaggaggaggcggagaggataAAAGAGGAAGAGCTGAATAGAG AGCGCGAGGAACAAGAGCGAATTGAAAATGAGAAACGGGAGGCTGAACAACGTGAATATCAGGAACGCATTAGAAAGCTGGAGGAGCAAGAGCGCAAGAAACGCCAGAGAGAGCTTGAAATTGAAGAGCGTGAGCGCCGCCGCGAGGAGGAAAGACGAGGCCCAGAGGATTCCTTTAGGAAG GATTCATCACGTTGGGGAGAGAAAGATCCTGAAGTAGGATGGAGACGGGCAGTTGATCCTCCAGATAGTGACCGCAAAATGCCACCTCTTGATCG gGAATGGCGAAGAGGAGCCCCAGAAATTGAGAAGCCTCTTAAATGTGAAGATGAAGCTAATGTGAAGAATGAAGACGATGCCAGTGAAAGTCAAGCACCTGGTGAAGATGACAAGGCTCTGCAGAGATTTGAGGAGGATGATGATGAACGTGGACCTTCTCATCAATTTGAGGAAAAACCACGTCGTGGTCTGGGTGATGATAAAGGACCCCGTGACGCAGAAGAGGAACGTAGTTCATGGCGTGGTGCTGAAGAAGATCGCGCATCCAAGCGTGGCTTTGACGATGACCGTCCTCCTCGGCGCGCCTTTGACGATGACCGTCCTCCTCGGCGTGCCTTTGACGATGACCGTCCTCCTCGACGTGGCTTTGAAGATGATCGCCCTCCTCCTCCTCGACGTGGCTTTGAGGATGATCGCCCTCCTCCTCCTCGACGTGGCTTTGAGGATGATCGC CCTCCTCCTCGACGTGGCTTTGAGGATGATCGCCCTCCTCCTC GTGGTTTTGAAGATGACCGCCCACCTCGCCGCGGCTTTGAGGATGATCGTCCTGCTCGACGTGGATTTGAAGAAGATAGAGGCCCTAGGAGAGGTTTTGATGAGGATAGGGGACCAAGACGAGGGTTTGATGAAGATAGAGGCCCTCGACGTGGCTTTGATGATGACCGCACCCCACGTCGTGGGTTTGACGATGAACGTACTCCACGCAGAGGCTTAGACGAAGATCGTGGATCCTGGCGTGGTGGGGAAGATGACAGGGGTCCAAGGCGCGGTGTCGATGATGACCGAGATCTTACACCCTGGAAGCCAGTTTCAGCAAGTCGACCAG GTGGTTGGCGTGAACGTGAGAAAGCGCGAGAAGACAGTTGGGGCCCACCACGAGAATCCAATCCTTCAGAAGATCGTGAATGGTCGAGAAGAGAAGGGAAGGATCCAGAACCTGAACCAGTAAAACGCCCTGTCAG agAAGAGTCTGGGTGGAGAAAAGGAACAGAGGATTCCTTGAGTACAAAGACACCAGGAGATAATGACCGAGATGAAGATAGTCGTGAAAAGAAAAGACCTCTAAAGTCAGATCGAGAAGAAC CAAACCAGTGGCGGCGTGGTGAAGAAAAGGAAAGTCGCTCAGAAGAACGCAGCACACCTCGGCGAACTGCTCCTGTAGAGAGGGAGAAAAGCTCATGGCGCACAGACAAGAAAGAGGATAAGGATGGTCCTCGCCGTACAAAAATTGAAACCGATGAGGAAGGGTGGACAACTGTGCTGCGGCGCTAG